One segment of Eretmochelys imbricata isolate rEreImb1 chromosome 5, rEreImb1.hap1, whole genome shotgun sequence DNA contains the following:
- the SPIN1 gene encoding spindlin-1, with product MKTPFGKTPGQRSRADAGHAGVSASMMKKRTSHKKHRNNVGPSKPISQPRRNIVGCRIQHGWKEGSGPVTQWKGTVLDQVPVNPSLYLIKYDGFDCVYGLELHKDERVSALEVLPDRVASSRISDAHLADTMIGKAVEHMFETEDGSKDEWRGMVLARAPIMNTWFYITYEKDPVLYMYQLLDDYKEGDLRIMPDSNDSPPAEREPGEVVDSLVGKQVEYAKEDGSKRTGMVIHQVEAKPSVYFIKFDDDFHIYVYDLVKTS from the exons ATGAAGACCCCATTCGGAAAGACACCAGGTCAGCGATCCAGAGCTGATGCAG GGCATGCAGGAGTGTCTGCCAGCATGATGAAGAAGAGAACTTCTCACAA AAAGCATCGAAACAACGTGGGACCTAGCAAACCCATTTCTCAGCCCCGAAGAAATATTGTAGGGTGCAGAATACAGCATGGATGGAAAGAAGGGAGTGGACCTGTAACACAATGGAAGGGGACAGTTCTTGATCAGGTTCCTGTAAACCCTTCTCTCTACCTTATTAAGTATGATGGATTTGATTGTGTCTATGGACTAGAACTGCACAAAGATGAAAGAGTGTCAGCGCTTGAAGTCCTTCCAGACAGAGTTG CTTCTTCTCGAATCAGTGATGCCCACCTGGCAGACACAATGATTGGCAAAGCTGTGGAACATATGTTTGAAACAGAGGATGGCTCAAAAGATGAGTGGAGGGGGATGGTCTTGGCTCGAGCTCCTATAATGAACACGTGGTTTTATATTACTTATGAGAAGGATCCTGTCTTGTACATGTATCAGCTCTTAGATGACTATAAAGAAGGTGACCTCCGCATTATGCCTGATTCCA ATGATTCGCCTCCAGCAGAACGGGAACCAGGTGAAGTTGTGGACAGCCTGGTAGGCAAACAAGTGGAATATgccaaagaagatggctctaaAAGGACTGGCATGGTCATTCATCAAGTTGAAGCCAAACCTTCTGTCTATTTCATCAAGTTTGATGATGATTTCCATATTTATGTCTATGATTTAGTGAAAACATCTTAG